A DNA window from Trichosurus vulpecula isolate mTriVul1 chromosome 2, mTriVul1.pri, whole genome shotgun sequence contains the following coding sequences:
- the LOC118836486 gene encoding LOW QUALITY PROTEIN: SUN domain-containing protein 2-like (The sequence of the model RefSeq protein was modified relative to this genomic sequence to represent the inferred CDS: substituted 3 bases at 3 genomic stop codons) has protein sequence MPRRSERLMRRYNGDNGGSGSSSTSSSTGISLVAGQHPAFQDSAFRMSCSAQQGHRNPLVVKDLWDYEEEDQGSEMPVISLSPGPCFQSSHHLQGIGGQAGLCQGTLGHLAEWSNSRTVCGDELLMEGSPSTVREPWEDPRAEEQEAAAELAGWDQANSGPGWAWRAKSLKPSAGTFTGWLFGLLSSWLGTSCYFVTTAASLMDIIVFNRCFPTSKKLLLCLLLPLLLVSLTFGAWSFNPYGLQTFHPPMLSWWAAKGSSKSEESQESGKSTPYFQAEQHVLSWVHCSGRXLETLTSDSSAHWQKEAARLEHLQLQPGAIGNGDGKCLSQEDILTVLKGLVSRWEATLKQDFRRDSTAYIQEVMAKLRAESHQDLNNILKKITWVCQLERXMLQVKLEWQSLAQEAIQENIVKEMGPLQAQLASMKQELVALSQRQAAVAEEIDLWXEKMAALRSDVESHFPAWINQFLVGDKSTQSGFLQLEEVQAQLQDLEQRILTHVAEGQVKFASEAAASQRLSLLKDGMRGVTEEEVRQTVKQALKLYSEDCIGLVDYALESSGASIISSHCSATYDTRIAVLSLFGIPLWYYSHSPRAILQPDVYPGNCWAFRGPQGFVGIRLSASIHLTAVTLEHVPNTLSPIRNIPSAPKDFVILGLNENSQLEGVALGHFTYDNTGEPIQTFHIQDNDTMPYQLFIGHYSTRDLRSRQPRQQIHLLKPCSSSLLS, from the exons ATGCCCCGACGCAGTGAGCGCCTGATGCGGCGTTACAATGGTGACAATggaggcagtggcagcagcagcaccagcagcagcacagGGATTTCCCTGGTAGCTGGCCAGCACCCAGCCTTCCAGGACAGTGCCTTTAG GATGAGCTGCAGTGCCCAACAAGGGCATAGGAACCCACTGGTGGTGAAGGACTTGTGG GACTATGAGGAGGAAGACCAGGGAAGCGAAATGCCTGTCATCAGCCTGTCCCCTGGACCCTGTTTCCAATCCTCACACCACTTACAAGGAATCGGTGGTCAGGCAGGCCTCTGTCAGGGGACCCTGGGCCACCTGG CTGAGTGGAGTAACTCTAGGACAGTGTGTGGAGATGAGCTTCTTATGGAAGGATCCCCAAGCACAGTGAGAGAGCCTTGGGAGGATCCAAGAGCAGAAGAGCAAGAAGCAGCTGCAGAGTTAGCAGGCTGGGACCAGGCTAACTCTGGGCCAGGATGGGCTTGGAGGGCAAAGTCTTTGAAGCCCTCTGCTGGGACTTTTACAGGGTGGCTCTTTGGCCTGTTGTCCTCGTGGCTCGGCACCAGCTGCTATTTCGTGACCACAGCTGCCTCCCTGATGGACATCATTGTCTTCAACAG GTGCTTTCCGACTTCGAAGAAGCTGCTCCTGTGTCTTCTATTGCCATTGCTTCTGGTTTCACTGACTTTTG GTGCTTGGTCTTTCAACCCCTATGGACTGCAGACTTTCCACCCTCCTATGCTTTCCTGGTGGGCAGCAAAAGGAAGCAGCAAGAGTGAGGAGTCacaggaatcaggaaaatctaccCCATATTTCCAG GCTGAACAACATGTCCTGTCATGGGTTCATTGTTCAGGAAGATGACTGGAGACTCTGACATCAGATTCCTCTGCTCATTGGCAGAAGGAGGCTGCTAGGCTGGAACACCTGCAGCTACAGCCAGGGGCCATTGggaatggagatgggaaatgccTGAGCCAGGAAGACATTCTGACTGTCCTGAAGGGCCTGGTGAGCCGATGGGAAGCCACTCTGAAGCAAGACTTCCGCAGGGACAGTACTGCCTACATCCAG GAAGTGATGGCCAAGCTCAGGGCTGAAAGTCATCAAGACTTGAATAACATCTTAAAGAAGATTACTTGGGTGTGCCAG CTAGAAAGATGAATGCTCCAGGTCAAGTTGGAGTGGCAGAG TTTGGCCCAAGAAGCTatccaggaaaacattgtaaagGAAATGGGTCCACTGCAGGCCCAGCTGGCTAGCATGAAGCAGGAGCTGGTGGCCTTGAGCCAGAGACAAGCTGCAGTGGCAGAAGAAATAGACCTTTGGTGAGAGAAGATGGCAGCCCTGCGAAGTGAT GTGGAGTCACATTTCCCAGCCTGGATCAATCAGTTTCTTGTTGGAGATAAGAGCACTCAGTCAGGGTTCCTTCAGCTAGAGGAGGTGCAGGCCCAGCTTCAGGACCTGGAGCAGAGAATACTTACTCATGTGGCAGAGGGGCAGGTCAAGTTTGCCAGTGAAGCTGCTGCCAGCCAAAGGCTGAGCCTTCTCAAGGATGGAATGAGAGGGGTGACAGAGGAG gaagtgCGCCAGACGGTGAAACAGGCTCTAAAGCTGTATAGTGAAGACTGCATTGGGCTGGTGGATTACGCCCTGGAATCCTCAG GTGCCAGCATCATCAGCAGCCACTGCTCAGCCACCTATGACACCAGGATAGCTGTTCTAAGTCTGTTTGGTATCCCCTTGTGGTATTATTCCCACTCCCCAAGAGCCATCCTCCAG CCAGACGTCTACCCTGGCAACTGCTGGGCATTCCGGGGCCCGCAGGGCTTTGTCGGTATTCGATTGTCTGCCAGCATCCACCTCACTGCTGTCACCTTGGAGCACGTGCCCAACACCCTGTCCCCCATCAGAAACATTCCCAGCGCCCCCAAAGACTTTGTCATTTTG